A single genomic interval of Rubripirellula reticaptiva harbors:
- a CDS encoding HEAT repeat domain-containing protein, which yields MSKVVMSRPMDHQALAEPSAHHHGRRAFGAKWLMSVGVVVASASIMGCQDGPLYAIKAANPYYSMNEWKKDEAIGVTDHQRMQQLSDLAETIAALPPNRQQFWTGQLKQMIENDQSPEMRRLAVRAAGALKDASSLALIETGLDDESMKVRMEACESLGRRPGDDAARLLAATLGSETSQDVKHTAIEALANHKSPIALDSLRVALSDRNPATRDLAVASLRGVTGKNYGSNPDVWIAALDGKPTSEPETRIADRIRGLF from the coding sequence ATGTCGAAAGTTGTTATGTCACGGCCAATGGATCATCAAGCACTCGCCGAGCCCTCGGCGCATCATCATGGTCGCAGAGCTTTTGGTGCCAAGTGGTTGATGAGTGTTGGTGTTGTCGTCGCCAGTGCCTCGATCATGGGGTGTCAAGACGGGCCGCTCTACGCAATCAAAGCTGCCAATCCTTACTATTCGATGAACGAATGGAAAAAGGACGAGGCGATTGGGGTCACCGATCATCAGCGGATGCAGCAACTTTCGGATCTGGCGGAAACGATCGCAGCGCTGCCGCCTAACCGCCAGCAATTCTGGACCGGTCAATTGAAGCAGATGATCGAGAATGACCAGAGTCCCGAGATGCGACGACTAGCCGTTCGTGCGGCCGGCGCTCTCAAGGATGCATCGTCGCTGGCGTTGATTGAAACCGGGCTGGATGACGAGAGCATGAAAGTGCGGATGGAAGCCTGCGAATCACTTGGACGGCGGCCGGGCGATGATGCAGCCCGTTTGTTGGCCGCGACACTGGGCAGCGAAACCAGTCAAGACGTCAAACACACCGCCATCGAAGCGCTCGCAAACCACAAAAGTCCGATCGCGTTGGACTCGCTACGCGTGGCCTTGTCAGATCGAAATCCGGCGACACGAGATTTGGCAGTCGCGTCACTGCGCGGCGTCACAGGCAAGAATTACGGAAGCAATCCAGATGTCTGGATCGCGGCACTCGACGGCAAGCCCACATCCGAACCCGAAACCCGAATCGCAGACCGAATCCGAGGTTTGTTTTAA
- a CDS encoding SHD1 domain-containing protein gives MSPSLRQKNDTLARAVAWTTISVASFFTGAAQGQQDERIWVDAGGTYSVQATLIDWTGDSVVLLRSDGGEVRLSLSQLSEQDKVYVAERKVTGSALNKLRGGPPVAPTIDPLPPLTLPTADELGDPADTPGSPMAMDGTVQSVKLDSLPKSLPADRSLFEVGLTARRIAIPRVDFNTTVSEPRAITMSGYEDKQTIALAMSVSHHIRLPGEKTRQELVAFDILNQRVSVPMQHSETIRLLDHRMDTGKSLVLVGFNSLGRGGDLAVVDGWTGGSLELSRRRPVSGKADPGAMHQLRFAKWIDDEHVLAIIDQSLGLWNIVSGKQLYRVDGIESRSMPALSGGGRYLAIPYEGGVDLMATETGESLGRIKVEKQVPGVAFSPQGDMLAIATTRRVRAWDLPSAALAGDVRSLNSLGLGTPLWIDHDLLLTDDGTLVSLHRGVPIWRYDVAGTQRQSFGKHIAIFRKTPLTEMTVVSIPHPAARQMIQRIDASPSPIQPDKWRVLGRSGWGSGGWVDRDVQIGGLTNSRR, from the coding sequence ATGAGCCCATCTCTTCGCCAAAAAAATGACACGTTGGCTCGCGCCGTAGCTTGGACAACCATTTCGGTTGCATCTTTTTTCACCGGCGCGGCCCAGGGTCAACAGGACGAACGCATTTGGGTGGATGCCGGCGGCACGTATTCTGTCCAGGCGACATTGATCGATTGGACCGGCGATTCGGTGGTACTGCTGCGTTCGGATGGAGGCGAAGTTCGGCTTTCGCTCAGTCAGCTTAGCGAGCAGGACAAAGTCTACGTTGCCGAACGAAAAGTCACCGGCAGTGCTCTGAACAAACTTCGTGGTGGTCCACCGGTTGCGCCGACCATCGATCCGCTGCCGCCATTGACCTTGCCGACCGCAGATGAGCTTGGCGATCCCGCGGACACGCCCGGCTCGCCAATGGCAATGGATGGCACCGTCCAGTCGGTCAAGCTGGATTCGTTACCGAAAAGTCTTCCAGCGGACCGTTCGCTCTTCGAGGTTGGATTGACGGCCAGGCGGATCGCTATACCGCGAGTGGATTTCAACACCACGGTTTCGGAGCCCCGTGCGATCACAATGTCGGGTTACGAAGACAAACAGACGATCGCTTTGGCGATGTCCGTTAGCCATCACATTCGTTTGCCGGGTGAAAAGACTCGCCAAGAATTAGTCGCCTTCGACATTCTTAATCAGCGAGTTAGTGTACCGATGCAGCATAGCGAAACGATTCGGTTACTCGATCATCGGATGGATACCGGGAAGTCGTTAGTGTTGGTTGGATTCAATTCGCTTGGCCGCGGCGGCGATCTAGCCGTGGTCGACGGTTGGACGGGCGGCTCGTTGGAACTTTCGCGTCGTCGGCCTGTTAGCGGTAAGGCGGACCCCGGTGCGATGCACCAACTTCGATTTGCAAAGTGGATCGACGATGAACACGTTCTGGCGATCATCGACCAGTCGCTCGGCTTGTGGAACATCGTGTCCGGCAAGCAACTCTATCGCGTCGATGGCATCGAGTCCCGATCAATGCCCGCGCTATCCGGTGGCGGACGTTATCTTGCAATTCCGTACGAAGGCGGTGTTGATCTGATGGCCACAGAAACGGGCGAATCGCTCGGGCGAATCAAGGTTGAAAAACAAGTTCCCGGAGTCGCCTTCTCGCCACAAGGTGACATGTTGGCGATTGCGACGACTCGCCGAGTTCGTGCGTGGGACTTGCCGTCGGCAGCCTTGGCCGGTGACGTTCGCTCGCTCAATAGTCTCGGACTCGGCACGCCGCTGTGGATTGATCACGACCTGCTGCTGACCGACGACGGCACGCTGGTCAGCCTGCATCGCGGTGTTCCCATTTGGCGCTATGACGTCGCAGGGACGCAGCGGCAAAGTTTCGGCAAGCACATCGCAATCTTTCGAAAGACGCCGCTGACCGAAATGACGGTCGTCTCGATTCCTCACCCAGCTGCGCGGCAAATGATTCAACGCATCGACGCCAGCCCATCACCGATCCAGCCCGACAAGTGGCGTGTCCTCGGACGCAGCGGTTGGGGATCCGGCGGGTGGGTCGATCGCGATGTCCAAATCGGTGGACTGACCAATAGCCGCCGCTAA
- a CDS encoding DUF1549 and DUF1553 domain-containing protein, which translates to MKTTIFGGRTAAKILMAHVVSYAIAFAATAHLRAEDYPTEYVEVPIDTYDRDHWAFQPIEKTDVPSPNESGWRRNPIDDFIQHELNQRNLHPQPEASRRTLIRRLSFDLTGLPPTSDQIAEFELDANVDAYDRLVNRLLESPRHGERWAQHWLDLARFAETDGFEHDKLRPEAWQYRDWVIASLNEDMPYDEFIRRQIAGDEIYPNDKSALAATRFCLSGPDMPDINLIKERRHTVLNELTSTVGEVFLGLQVGCAQCHDHKYDSISQADFYRLRAIFEPAVKLQKNHSLSMLQESFPYEQPSHLMLRGDFRSPGPKMDPGVIRVVSSKRNAFAPKRSDQTAGLRTALANWLVAAENPLTARVMVNRVWQHHFGVGLTDTPSDFGVMGSEPSHPELLDWLALNFIQQGWSLKSLHRLIVTSATYRQRSRLADDATNSERIAWASTLEEDPRAEFLSRYPRWRLEGEAIRDAILVASGQINLKAGGPGVRPPLPKELVGTLLKNQWDVTKDSSEHGRRSVYVFARRNLRYPIFEVFDRPNANASCSSRGNSTTAPQSLHLLNSQFSLQMAQLMANSILNAHRTADSQIEHAFVRCLGRTPSPQERSEVIAFFQASETTDVDQLSHLCLSLFNCNEFVIVD; encoded by the coding sequence ATGAAAACGACCATTTTTGGCGGCCGAACTGCCGCAAAAATCTTGATGGCGCACGTGGTGTCGTATGCAATCGCTTTCGCTGCAACGGCGCACCTGCGAGCGGAAGATTATCCAACCGAGTACGTGGAAGTGCCGATCGACACGTACGATCGTGATCACTGGGCGTTTCAGCCAATCGAAAAAACTGATGTGCCGTCGCCAAATGAATCTGGATGGCGAAGGAATCCGATCGACGATTTCATCCAGCACGAATTAAATCAACGCAATCTGCACCCACAGCCTGAGGCGTCACGCCGAACACTGATTCGGCGATTGAGCTTTGATCTGACGGGGTTACCGCCGACTTCCGATCAAATTGCTGAATTCGAATTGGACGCGAACGTGGATGCTTACGACCGTTTGGTCAATCGGTTACTTGAGTCTCCACGACACGGTGAACGTTGGGCACAGCACTGGCTAGACCTTGCACGATTTGCCGAGACGGATGGGTTCGAGCACGACAAACTTCGGCCTGAAGCGTGGCAATATCGAGATTGGGTGATCGCGTCCCTGAACGAGGACATGCCATACGACGAATTCATTCGGCGTCAAATAGCCGGCGATGAGATCTATCCGAACGACAAATCAGCATTGGCGGCAACACGGTTTTGCTTGTCAGGACCGGACATGCCCGACATCAACTTGATAAAAGAGCGCCGTCACACGGTGTTGAACGAATTGACATCGACCGTTGGTGAGGTCTTTCTAGGATTGCAAGTTGGTTGCGCGCAATGCCACGACCACAAGTACGATTCAATCAGCCAAGCAGACTTCTATCGCTTGCGAGCCATCTTTGAACCCGCAGTGAAGCTGCAAAAAAACCACTCGCTTTCGATGCTTCAGGAATCGTTTCCTTACGAGCAGCCAAGCCACTTAATGCTGCGGGGCGACTTCCGCAGTCCCGGTCCGAAAATGGACCCCGGCGTGATCCGTGTCGTGTCGTCCAAACGAAATGCATTCGCGCCAAAGCGATCGGACCAAACCGCTGGACTTCGCACAGCTTTAGCAAACTGGCTGGTCGCCGCAGAAAATCCGTTGACCGCGCGTGTCATGGTCAACCGGGTATGGCAGCACCATTTCGGTGTCGGGCTGACAGATACGCCCAGCGATTTTGGTGTTATGGGGTCTGAACCCAGCCATCCCGAGTTGCTGGACTGGCTCGCGTTAAACTTCATTCAACAAGGCTGGAGCCTAAAGTCGCTGCATCGATTGATCGTGACCTCAGCAACCTATCGTCAACGAAGCCGTCTCGCCGACGATGCAACTAATTCAGAACGAATCGCGTGGGCATCCACATTAGAAGAGGACCCGCGAGCGGAATTTCTTTCGCGTTACCCTCGCTGGCGATTAGAAGGCGAAGCAATTCGTGACGCCATCCTGGTCGCTTCCGGTCAAATCAATCTGAAAGCCGGTGGCCCCGGTGTGCGTCCACCGCTGCCAAAAGAACTGGTAGGGACTCTCCTAAAAAATCAGTGGGACGTGACGAAAGACAGTTCCGAGCACGGTCGCCGTAGTGTTTACGTTTTCGCACGTCGAAATCTGCGATACCCGATTTTTGAAGTTTTCGACCGTCCCAACGCCAATGCGAGTTGCTCAAGTCGTGGCAACTCGACAACAGCACCTCAGTCTCTGCATTTACTGAATTCGCAGTTTTCACTTCAGATGGCACAGCTGATGGCCAATTCGATACTGAACGCGCATCGAACAGCGGATTCACAAATCGAACATGCCTTCGTTCGCTGTCTCGGACGAACGCCTTCGCCCCAAGAGCGAAGTGAGGTAATCGCATTCTTCCAAGCAAGCGAGACAACCGACGTGGATCAACTATCCCACCTTTGCCTGTCGCTTTTCAACTGCAACGAATTCGTGATTGTAGACTGA
- a CDS encoding DUF1501 domain-containing protein encodes MNQIELQSRRNFLANAGGGMGMLAYASLAQAESSSSVIQPHFTPRAKRVIWLFMHGGPSHVDLFDPKPMLTKYSGKSLPASFGDVMTRRDVKKNPLLAPIRRFHPRGQSGLEISDFLPHIAQHADDLCVIRSMHGDSVNHPQSVYQMNTGSTLMGCPSVGSWVAYGLGSENQNMPAFVVLPDPGGGLKGGPPAWGNGYLPASYQGVTMRPGASPILDLQPQPGVSAGQQQRDLALIDKLNRRHREQRDSDDRLTARVKAYELAFRMQTEAPELVSIQNETAYTRKMYGIDRKETREFGERCLLARRMIESGVRFVQLYSGDTNGWDAHADVEKNHTEHCQRTDKPVAGLLQDLKQRGLLDDTLVIWGGEFGRMPMSEQGKGRDHNPWGYSVWLAGAGIRGGRAHGATDEFGLRAVSDKVSVNNFHATLLHLLGIDHDDLTYFHNGLHKRLTGPDEAESIEGLIS; translated from the coding sequence ATGAATCAAATCGAATTGCAGTCCCGTCGAAACTTTCTTGCAAACGCGGGTGGCGGCATGGGGATGCTCGCTTACGCCTCGCTGGCTCAGGCTGAATCGAGTTCGAGTGTCATTCAGCCTCATTTCACGCCGCGTGCTAAGCGAGTGATTTGGCTATTCATGCATGGCGGCCCCAGTCATGTTGATCTGTTCGATCCCAAGCCAATGCTGACGAAGTACAGCGGCAAGTCACTGCCGGCAAGTTTTGGCGATGTCATGACGCGGCGGGACGTGAAGAAGAATCCGTTACTGGCGCCAATCCGACGCTTCCACCCGCGTGGACAATCAGGACTAGAAATCAGCGACTTTCTTCCGCACATTGCGCAGCACGCGGACGATCTATGTGTGATTCGTTCCATGCACGGCGACAGCGTGAATCATCCGCAGTCGGTGTATCAGATGAATACAGGCAGCACCTTGATGGGCTGTCCGAGTGTTGGAAGTTGGGTCGCTTATGGGCTGGGTTCTGAAAACCAAAACATGCCGGCGTTTGTAGTTCTTCCCGACCCCGGTGGCGGTTTGAAGGGTGGCCCGCCCGCTTGGGGAAACGGGTATCTTCCGGCTTCATATCAAGGCGTCACCATGCGACCGGGAGCTTCGCCGATCCTTGATTTGCAGCCACAACCCGGCGTGAGTGCCGGGCAGCAGCAGCGAGACTTGGCACTGATCGACAAACTAAATCGGCGGCACAGAGAGCAACGAGATTCGGACGATCGCTTGACCGCACGCGTCAAGGCTTACGAACTTGCGTTTCGCATGCAAACGGAAGCACCGGAGCTTGTCAGTATCCAGAACGAAACCGCGTACACAAGGAAGATGTATGGCATCGACAGAAAAGAAACGCGAGAGTTCGGTGAGCGGTGTTTGCTGGCTCGCCGCATGATTGAAAGCGGTGTTCGGTTCGTGCAATTGTATTCCGGCGATACGAATGGATGGGACGCACACGCGGACGTCGAGAAGAATCACACCGAACACTGCCAGCGCACTGACAAACCGGTCGCTGGGCTACTGCAAGATCTCAAACAACGCGGTCTGCTGGACGATACCTTGGTGATCTGGGGCGGCGAGTTCGGGCGAATGCCGATGAGCGAACAGGGAAAAGGTCGCGATCACAACCCATGGGGCTACAGCGTCTGGCTCGCTGGTGCTGGCATTCGCGGTGGACGAGCCCACGGCGCGACCGACGAGTTCGGGCTTCGAGCGGTCTCCGATAAAGTATCGGTCAACAATTTCCATGCCACGCTGCTACATCTGCTGGGAATCGATCACGATGACCTGACGTATTTTCACAACGGGCTGCACAAGCGATTGACCGGCCCCGACGAAGCTGAATCCATCGAAGGACTGATCAGTTGA
- a CDS encoding FG-GAP repeat domain-containing protein, which produces MFERTQLTGTYFSEGASAGDVNGDGEVDVVYGPYWFAGPKYDAKHEIYKPVPQNMDRYADNFFSWIHDFSGDGWNDVLVVGFPGTPAYVYENPKQDGWSTHWKKHQVFDWVSNESPQLVNIFGDDKPELVCTRDGFFGFVTMDPNEPLGTWDFHPISEQVTATKFGHGLGIGDINGDGRQDIIHSGGWYEQPKKEADTSRWRHQPAKLSSGYGGAEMHAYDVDGDGDNDVITSDRAHDFGLSWYEQVLGEDGIEFEQHQIMGAHPSENKYGVLFSEPHSVALADIDGDGLKDIVTGKTYWSHHRQSPMWNAGAVVYWFKLVRRDDGVDWIPYKVDSEAGIGRQISIGDVNADGLPDIVVGGMKGAHVLAHTKQSVTKEAWDAAEPKVYSGPKLPSVENANAKRGPKSKTDPKMGLVEGGIEGEVLKCHASGGSVKAQDMSRFSADKWSGNSQLWWTGAKPGDTLDLELPPFTGVVDLEIVLTCASDYGIVQLSLDDHSLGDPIDLYETGVVTTGLLSFPKQSVDGNKHTLRVQIVGANPKAAKAYLFALDYLRIRTANGKFVAGSILVPSVAP; this is translated from the coding sequence TTGTTTGAGCGAACGCAACTGACGGGAACGTATTTCTCGGAAGGTGCTAGTGCCGGTGACGTCAATGGTGATGGTGAGGTGGACGTGGTTTATGGACCATATTGGTTTGCTGGACCCAAGTACGATGCGAAGCACGAGATTTACAAGCCGGTTCCCCAAAACATGGACCGTTATGCGGACAACTTCTTTTCGTGGATTCATGACTTCAGCGGCGACGGATGGAACGACGTGTTGGTTGTCGGCTTTCCTGGCACGCCAGCCTATGTCTACGAGAATCCGAAGCAGGACGGATGGAGTACCCACTGGAAGAAGCATCAGGTTTTCGATTGGGTGTCGAATGAATCTCCTCAGTTGGTCAACATTTTCGGCGACGATAAACCCGAGCTTGTTTGTACTCGCGATGGGTTCTTCGGCTTCGTGACCATGGATCCAAATGAACCGCTGGGCACTTGGGATTTCCATCCGATTTCTGAACAGGTGACCGCAACGAAGTTTGGTCATGGGCTCGGGATCGGTGACATCAATGGCGACGGTCGACAAGACATTATCCATTCTGGCGGATGGTACGAACAACCCAAAAAAGAAGCTGACACTTCGCGATGGAGGCATCAACCAGCAAAACTGTCGTCCGGTTACGGCGGTGCAGAAATGCATGCCTACGATGTGGATGGCGATGGAGATAACGATGTCATCACTAGCGATCGTGCACATGATTTTGGGTTGTCGTGGTACGAACAAGTGCTAGGTGAAGATGGAATCGAGTTCGAGCAGCATCAGATCATGGGGGCCCATCCGTCCGAGAACAAATACGGCGTGCTGTTCAGTGAACCGCATTCGGTTGCATTGGCTGATATCGACGGCGATGGGTTAAAGGACATTGTCACAGGCAAGACCTACTGGTCGCATCATCGGCAGAGCCCGATGTGGAACGCGGGAGCCGTTGTTTATTGGTTCAAACTGGTCCGACGCGACGACGGCGTCGATTGGATTCCATACAAAGTCGATAGTGAAGCAGGTATTGGGAGGCAGATTTCGATCGGCGATGTGAACGCTGATGGATTGCCCGATATTGTCGTCGGCGGAATGAAGGGGGCTCACGTTCTGGCTCACACAAAGCAGTCAGTCACAAAGGAAGCGTGGGATGCCGCTGAGCCAAAGGTATATTCCGGCCCAAAGCTTCCGAGTGTGGAAAATGCAAATGCTAAGCGAGGACCAAAGTCGAAGACTGATCCTAAGATGGGCCTTGTCGAAGGCGGGATTGAAGGCGAAGTACTGAAGTGTCATGCGAGCGGTGGGAGCGTGAAAGCACAGGACATGTCAAGATTTAGTGCTGACAAGTGGAGCGGCAATTCGCAGCTATGGTGGACAGGTGCGAAGCCCGGTGACACGCTGGATCTGGAATTGCCACCATTCACCGGCGTGGTTGACTTGGAGATCGTGCTGACGTGCGCGAGTGACTATGGCATCGTTCAATTGTCTTTGGATGACCATTCGCTAGGCGATCCGATTGACCTGTACGAAACAGGCGTCGTCACCACCGGCCTGCTTTCGTTTCCGAAACAGTCGGTCGACGGCAATAAACACACGCTGCGTGTCCAAATCGTCGGCGCAAATCCGAAAGCCGCGAAGGCTTACCTATTTGCGCTCGACTACCTGCGAATCAGAACGGCAAATGGAAAGTTTGTCGCTGGTTCCATTCTTGTTCCTTCGGTTGCACCGTAA
- a CDS encoding DUF4886 domain-containing protein, protein MRTLFLILTAFLITPNALAQRDREVKWVNADIPSVKGLEHKVLASKSLGHDVGYVVWTPPGFNEAEVTRYPVVYFLHGAGGSEASDSGGFASRLADAIGRNKFPPAICVFPNGGMSGYRGNVERMVVDELIPSIDADYPTNCTPSARAIVGFSMGGSGAVALAIQHPDLFCAAGSWGGALSRQGNGEDSPLLPAAMENADSLKQNAFALLTVNGDGDRPDGFTPLAKILQLLGISHQTVTLEDTNHNFGKYYESSGDTMIAFLAQRLTVKSHHADQSARIIRVLSIGNSFAGNACKYLKQIASDGGIELVIGTANLGGCTLERHATLAKQFASDSKSRPYSYSSESDETRLSLQEYLVAQPWDFVTLQQMSALSHQSETYHPYIDELVALIGKHASNAEIVMHQTWAYRADSPLLKGWDITQDQMHEGLSEAYAEVAEQFGAKIMPVGLAFQIARSADGREVVVPDPSFDYLNPVYPNLPDQQHSLVVGWHWRSQNDKRSLWLDFKHANASGCYLAGLVWYETLTGNDARDIRYVPDGVNQSDALFLRGVAHDAVASTRAVNKRAVSK, encoded by the coding sequence ATGCGAACGCTCTTCCTGATACTGACAGCATTTCTAATAACGCCAAACGCTTTGGCGCAGCGAGATCGTGAAGTCAAATGGGTTAACGCTGATATTCCCAGCGTGAAGGGACTTGAGCACAAAGTCCTGGCCAGCAAGTCTCTGGGGCATGACGTTGGTTACGTTGTCTGGACACCGCCCGGCTTCAACGAAGCGGAGGTAACGCGATATCCAGTTGTCTACTTTTTGCACGGAGCGGGCGGATCGGAGGCGTCGGACTCAGGTGGGTTCGCATCACGCCTTGCCGATGCGATTGGGAGGAACAAGTTTCCGCCAGCGATTTGTGTATTTCCGAACGGCGGCATGAGTGGATATCGCGGCAATGTGGAGCGTATGGTTGTCGACGAATTGATTCCATCGATCGACGCCGACTATCCGACCAACTGCACGCCATCCGCGCGGGCGATCGTTGGATTCTCGATGGGCGGATCGGGGGCGGTTGCGCTGGCGATCCAGCATCCCGATCTGTTTTGTGCTGCTGGCAGTTGGGGCGGAGCTCTGTCGCGGCAAGGCAATGGCGAAGACAGCCCGTTATTGCCAGCGGCGATGGAAAACGCAGATTCACTCAAGCAAAACGCGTTCGCTCTTCTGACCGTTAACGGAGACGGCGATCGACCGGACGGATTTACTCCGTTGGCAAAAATACTGCAACTGCTTGGCATTTCGCATCAGACGGTCACCCTAGAAGACACCAATCACAATTTTGGCAAATACTACGAGTCGTCCGGCGACACTATGATCGCCTTTCTTGCCCAGCGATTGACTGTCAAATCGCATCATGCGGATCAATCGGCGCGAATCATCCGCGTGCTGTCGATCGGAAACAGCTTTGCCGGCAATGCTTGCAAGTACCTAAAGCAGATCGCGTCAGATGGCGGTATTGAACTTGTGATTGGGACGGCGAATCTTGGTGGTTGCACGCTTGAGCGGCATGCGACGTTGGCAAAGCAATTTGCTTCTGATTCTAAAAGCCGACCTTACTCCTACTCATCGGAATCGGACGAAACGAGACTGAGTCTGCAGGAGTACTTGGTCGCGCAGCCCTGGGATTTCGTCACATTGCAGCAAATGAGCGCGTTAAGCCATCAAAGCGAGACCTATCATCCTTACATTGATGAATTAGTCGCTTTGATTGGTAAACATGCGTCAAATGCTGAAATTGTGATGCACCAGACCTGGGCGTATCGCGCGGACTCTCCTCTACTGAAAGGCTGGGACATCACACAGGATCAAATGCACGAGGGGCTTTCCGAAGCATATGCGGAAGTCGCAGAACAGTTCGGCGCAAAAATCATGCCGGTTGGTTTGGCGTTTCAAATAGCTCGCTCGGCAGATGGCCGCGAGGTTGTGGTTCCGGATCCGAGTTTTGACTACTTGAATCCTGTCTATCCGAATCTTCCGGATCAACAGCATTCGCTTGTCGTCGGTTGGCACTGGCGTTCTCAAAATGACAAGCGATCGCTTTGGTTAGATTTCAAGCACGCCAACGCGAGTGGTTGTTACCTTGCGGGGCTTGTGTGGTACGAAACCCTCACCGGCAACGACGCCCGCGATATTCGATACGTACCCGACGGAGTCAATCAATCTGATGCGTTGTTTCTTCGCGGCGTCGCTCACGATGCGGTCGCGAGTACGCGTGCTGTGAACAAGCGTGCCGTGAGCAAGTAA
- a CDS encoding serine hydrolase domain-containing protein gives MCPITRIKTFGVACALVAGSFFGAAFADHPLVQHGTTALGDVHSENETQGVVNDPIVLDNDTSTGTRPDPDLSESVFGSGEAAYNVSSGPKDERFAVYDRSMREFMKEHRIPGASIAVTNRGKVVFARGYGYADVSNGEQVNPDSLFRIASISKPITAVAILQLIEKGKLSLDDCVFAILDYEVDIIAAGDAFDQRCRGISIRHLLEHRGGWDRDKSFDAMFQSVRFAEQVGLPPPADQSAVIKAMLQQELDFEPGHRHAYSNFGYCLLGRVVEKISGMTYENYVKKNVLEPVGIGTMRIGATRLSGRADREVRYYHPGTGRSVFSEDLGGRVPWPYGAWNLEAMDSHGGWIASATDLAKFAAAFDDPDACPILSRNSIEKMYSRPPGLAGHDTDGKQKARYYSLGWSNRVVDGDKINHWHSGSLNGTASVMIRRHDGKNFIALLNTRVSPLEASVSSEIDRLLHKMANGVKDWPE, from the coding sequence ATGTGTCCAATCACTCGAATCAAGACGTTTGGTGTTGCCTGTGCTCTTGTTGCAGGCTCTTTCTTTGGAGCCGCCTTTGCGGATCACCCCTTGGTTCAACACGGAACGACGGCACTGGGGGATGTCCATTCGGAAAATGAAACGCAGGGCGTAGTCAATGATCCGATCGTTTTGGATAACGACACGTCCACTGGGACTCGTCCTGATCCTGATCTTAGTGAAAGTGTCTTTGGATCCGGCGAGGCGGCTTACAACGTTTCGTCAGGACCGAAAGACGAACGGTTCGCTGTCTATGATCGTTCGATGCGCGAATTTATGAAGGAACATCGCATCCCCGGTGCGTCCATCGCGGTCACGAACCGAGGAAAGGTCGTCTTTGCTCGCGGATATGGATACGCCGATGTTTCCAATGGAGAGCAGGTGAACCCAGATAGCTTGTTTCGTATCGCAAGTATCTCGAAGCCGATCACGGCAGTCGCGATTTTACAGCTCATCGAGAAAGGGAAGTTGAGTCTAGATGACTGTGTGTTCGCGATCTTGGACTACGAAGTCGACATCATCGCCGCAGGTGACGCGTTCGATCAGCGGTGTCGTGGAATTTCGATTCGGCATTTGCTAGAACATCGCGGCGGTTGGGATCGTGACAAATCGTTCGACGCCATGTTTCAGTCTGTTCGCTTCGCTGAACAAGTGGGACTTCCACCACCAGCTGATCAGTCGGCGGTTATCAAGGCGATGCTGCAACAAGAACTCGATTTTGAACCTGGTCATCGGCACGCCTACTCAAACTTCGGATACTGTTTGCTGGGGCGAGTCGTCGAAAAGATCAGTGGCATGACTTACGAAAATTACGTCAAGAAGAATGTCCTTGAACCGGTCGGTATTGGCACCATGCGAATTGGTGCGACTCGTCTGAGTGGCAGAGCCGATCGAGAAGTTCGCTACTATCACCCTGGTACCGGTCGATCCGTTTTCTCGGAAGACTTGGGTGGTAGGGTGCCCTGGCCCTATGGGGCTTGGAATCTAGAGGCAATGGATTCGCACGGCGGTTGGATCGCCTCAGCGACTGATCTAGCGAAGTTCGCTGCAGCCTTCGACGATCCTGATGCTTGTCCAATTCTTAGTCGCAACAGTATCGAAAAGATGTATAGTCGTCCGCCAGGTTTGGCAGGGCACGATACCGACGGCAAGCAGAAGGCGCGCTACTATTCTCTGGGGTGGAGCAATCGAGTTGTTGATGGTGACAAAATTAATCATTGGCACAGCGGTTCGCTCAATGGCACCGCATCTGTCATGATTCGCCGGCATGATGGCAAGAACTTTATCGCACTCTTGAACACACGAGTCAGCCCATTAGAGGCAAGTGTTAGTAGCGAGATCGATCGGCTGCTTCATAAAATGGCGAACGGCGTAAAAGATTGGCCAGAGTAG